In Mycolicibacterium nivoides, the DNA window CGTGACGTCACCGGCACCGGTGGGCGTCACCTACAAGGTGTATCTCAATGTGGGCGGCGGCGAACCCACAGTCGATGACGACCATTTCGTTGGTGTCGCAGCTTTTTTCGGGATCGAGGAAACCAGTAACCCCGACAATGAGCACGGTGGGATGCGGCTCGCCTTCGACATCACGGGCCTGTACCGACGATTCAGTGCCGAGGGCCGCTGGAGCGATCAGGTCAGCGTCACCTTCGTACCGCAGTATGTGGAGCCGGCGGCCCATCCGATCCAGCTGCCGGGTGCCCAGGCCTCGGCGCCGCAGCAGTCCGGCAATGCGCGAGTTGGTCGAGTGAGCGTCTTCCTGCAATGACACTCACCGCGGTGCCGAGCCGGGCGGCGCGGCCATCGGCCTGGCGGCGGTTGCGGTGGAGACATCCGGAGCTGTACCTGCTGACGGTCGCGGTGGCCGCCTGGCTCGCGGTCGTGATCCTGCATCTGACGATGCTGTCCCACACCGGAGCTCAGCATTGTTCGATGGTGCCGCACGGCGCGGGCCACCACCACGGCGTGCTGAGGGTCGACGTCCTCGCCGAGGGTTGTGTCGGGGTGCCCTCCGGTGCAATGGAATTCCCCGAGTCGATGGCGCTGTGGGCGGTGATGGCGGCCGCGATGATGCTGCCGACGACGCTGCCCGCCGCCCGGTCGATAGCGCTGAACGGCAGATGGAATCGGCGCCACCGCGGCCAGGCGTTGTTCGCGGTCGGCTACCTCGCGGTGTGGTCGGGGTTCGGAGCCCTCGCGCTGACGGGCGCCTGGTTGGTCGGACCGAAAACCGGAGGTGCTCTTGCCGTCTCGGCGCTCCTGGCGACGGCGGCGGCCTGGGAACTGACCCGCAGGAAGCGGTTCTTCCTCCGCGCGTGTCACCGGGTCCGGGCGCTGCCGGCCGGCGGATGGCGCGCGGACCGGGCCTGCGTCGGGGAGGGGCTGCGAAACGGATTGCGGTGCACCGGTGCATGTGGCCCGATGATGCTGCCGATGGCGCTGGCCCCGCACGCGCTGTGGCTGATGGTGGTCCTGTTCGGGGTCGTCGTGGGGGAGAAGTGGGTGACGAAAGGCGTGGACCATCTTCGCCTCTTCGCTGCGGTGCTCGCGGTGGTCGCCGTCATCGTGGCATGTGGTGCGCCGCTCGGTTGACCGACCAGACGACCAGCGCGCAAGCCGCGAACGTGGCGCCGAGGATGCTGGAGCCGGTCCACCCCGCGAGCGAGTAGACCGCGGTGGTGGCCGTCGCCCCGAGCGCCGAGCCGAGTGAGTAGAAGAACATGTAGCCGCCGATGACGCTGCTGGTGCGATGCGGGTGGGCTGTGGTGAGTAGGTGCTGGTTGCTCACGTGCACCGCTTGTACGGCGAAGTCGAGCACGATCACGCCGACGACGATCAGTACCAGCGACCATGATGCGTGTCCGATGGCCAGCCATGACACGGTGAGGAGCGCGAGCGCCCCGCCGGTGACGGCGCTCGCGAGTCCGGAGTCGGCCCAGCGTCCTGCGCGGGCCGCGCCGAGCGCACCGGCAAGACCTGCGATTCCGAAGAGGCCGATCTGCGCCGTGCTCAGATGCCACGGAGCGGCGGTGAGCGGCAGCGCCAGGCCGCTCCACAGTGTCCCGAAGGACGCGAACAGGAAGAACGCGATCAGCCCGCGTGAGACGAAAAGGCGCTCGCGGAACAGTCGGGCCAACGACGTCAGCACGTCGAGGTAATCCGTTTGTTCGCGCCGAGGGTCGGGCGGCAGGAGTCTCGGCACCAGGCCTGCCAGCGCAACCAGCAACACCGCCAGCCCGGCATAGACGCTTCGCCACCCCCACACGGCGGCGAGGGTGCCTGCCGCGACGCGTGAACCGAGGATCCCGACGACGACTCCGGAGGTCACCATGCCGAGGGTCCGGCCGCGGTCCTCGGGCGTGGACAGGGCTCATTTCAGCAACTCTTCAGGGGGTGTGATGGCCGAGCCGGTGCCGCACAGCGATGACGTGACCTGGACCGATCCCACCTGCCCGGTGGCGCGCACTCTCGACCTCGTCGGGGACCGTTGGAGTCTGCTCATCGTCCGCGACGCCATGGACGGCGCGCGGGCGTTCACCGACTTTCAGCAGCGCACCGGCATCGCGCGCAATATCCTCACCGATCGGCTGCGCCGTCTCGTCGAGCGCGGCATCCTCGATCGGGAGGTGGCCGCATCAGGACGGCGGCAGGTGTACACGCTCACGCAGGCCGGTCGTGACCTCTTCACCGTCGTGGTGGCGCTGCGCCAGTGGGGTGAGCGGCACGCGTTCGAGGCTGACGAGGCTCGCTCGGTGCTCGTCGACGAACGGGGTCTGGCGCTCGCGGAATTGCGCCCCACGGATTCCCGCGGTGCCC includes these proteins:
- a CDS encoding MFS transporter, with protein sequence MSTPEDRGRTLGMVTSGVVVGILGSRVAAGTLAAVWGWRSVYAGLAVLLVALAGLVPRLLPPDPRREQTDYLDVLTSLARLFRERLFVSRGLIAFFLFASFGTLWSGLALPLTAAPWHLSTAQIGLFGIAGLAGALGAARAGRWADSGLASAVTGGALALLTVSWLAIGHASWSLVLIVVGVIVLDFAVQAVHVSNQHLLTTAHPHRTSSVIGGYMFFYSLGSALGATATTAVYSLAGWTGSSILGATFAACALVVWSVNRAAHHMPR
- a CDS encoding winged helix-turn-helix transcriptional regulator, yielding MAEPVPHSDDVTWTDPTCPVARTLDLVGDRWSLLIVRDAMDGARAFTDFQQRTGIARNILTDRLRRLVERGILDREVAASGRRQVYTLTQAGRDLFTVVVALRQWGERHAFEADEARSVLVDERGLALAELRPTDSRGAPADPDSTSVRKDY
- a CDS encoding DUF2182 domain-containing protein is translated as MTLTAVPSRAARPSAWRRLRWRHPELYLLTVAVAAWLAVVILHLTMLSHTGAQHCSMVPHGAGHHHGVLRVDVLAEGCVGVPSGAMEFPESMALWAVMAAAMMLPTTLPAARSIALNGRWNRRHRGQALFAVGYLAVWSGFGALALTGAWLVGPKTGGALAVSALLATAAAWELTRRKRFFLRACHRVRALPAGGWRADRACVGEGLRNGLRCTGACGPMMLPMALAPHALWLMVVLFGVVVGEKWVTKGVDHLRLFAAVLAVVAVIVACGAPLG